A genomic segment from Stappia indica encodes:
- a CDS encoding DUF1476 domain-containing protein, protein MSTFDRRQEGFESKFAHDEELRFKAVARRNKLLGLWAAEKLGLDADKAQDYAKEVVRADFEEPGDEDVFRKIRKDFDDAGVAQSDHQIRRTMDELLHQAVEQIQNEG, encoded by the coding sequence ATGAGCACCTTCGACCGTCGCCAGGAGGGCTTTGAATCCAAGTTCGCCCACGACGAGGAGCTGCGCTTCAAGGCGGTGGCCCGCCGCAACAAGCTGCTCGGCCTGTGGGCCGCGGAAAAGCTGGGCCTCGATGCCGACAAGGCCCAGGACTACGCCAAGGAAGTGGTCCGCGCCGATTTCGAGGAGCCGGGCGACGAGGACGTGTTCCGCAAGATCCGCAAGGATTTCGACGATGCCGGCGTCGCCCAGTCGGACCATCAGATCCGCCGGACCATGGACGAGCTGCTGCATCAGGCGGTCGAGCAGATCCAGAACGAAGGCTGA
- the purC gene encoding phosphoribosylaminoimidazolesuccinocarboxamide synthase: MDFLSPTRYVPMNRRRRIYEGKGKILYEGPEPGTLIQHFKDDATAFNAKKHEIVDGKGVLNNRISEYIFNHLNAIGIPTHFIRRMNMREQLIREVEIIPLEVVVRNVAAGSLSKRLGIEEGTQLPRSIIEFYYKNDALDDPMVSEEHITAFGWCSPQEMDDIMALAIRVNDFLTGLFLGVGIRLVDFKIECGRLWEGDMMRIVVADEISPDSCRLWDIQSNEKMDKDRFRRDLGGMLEAYQEVARRLGILNDNDRPNGTGPVLVK, encoded by the coding sequence ATGGATTTTCTTTCTCCAACACGGTACGTGCCTATGAACCGCCGCAGGCGCATTTACGAGGGCAAGGGCAAGATCCTCTATGAGGGCCCGGAACCCGGTACGCTCATCCAGCACTTCAAGGATGATGCAACTGCCTTCAACGCCAAGAAGCATGAGATTGTCGATGGCAAGGGGGTCCTGAACAACCGGATCTCCGAGTACATCTTCAACCATCTCAACGCGATCGGCATCCCGACCCACTTCATTCGCCGGATGAACATGCGCGAGCAGCTCATCCGCGAGGTCGAGATCATTCCGCTGGAAGTGGTGGTGCGCAACGTCGCCGCCGGCTCGCTGTCCAAGCGGCTCGGCATCGAGGAAGGCACGCAGCTGCCGCGTTCGATCATCGAGTTCTATTACAAGAACGACGCGCTCGACGATCCGATGGTCTCCGAGGAGCACATCACCGCCTTCGGCTGGTGCTCGCCCCAGGAGATGGACGACATCATGGCGCTGGCCATCCGCGTCAACGACTTCCTGACCGGCCTGTTCCTGGGCGTCGGCATCCGTCTCGTCGACTTCAAGATCGAGTGCGGCCGCCTGTGGGAAGGCGACATGATGCGCATCGTCGTCGCCGACGAGATCTCGCCGGACAGCTGCCGCCTGTGGGACATCCAGTCCAACGAGAAGATGGACAAGGACCGCTTCCGCCGCGATCTCGGCGGTATGCTGGAAGCCTACCAGGAAGTGGCCCGGCGCCTCGGCATCCTCAACGACAACGACCGGCCGAATGGCACGGGTCCGGTGCTCGTCAAGTAA
- a CDS encoding SDR family oxidoreductase: protein MPILEDKVAIITGASSGLGAATARLFAAEGCAVVLGARRRGELEAVAGEIERAGGRAAVLAGDVQEEDYARALVDLAKDRFGGLDIAFNNAGMIGPMAPAPSLSLGDWNTVLATNLTSGFLGAKYQIPAMEERGGGSLIFTSTFVGHTAGLPGMAAYAASKAGLVGLTKVLAAEVGAKGIRVNAILPGGIDTPMGREAASTPEALAFVESLHALKRISSPEEVAGTALYLASPASSFTTGTAMLVDGGVSINRT, encoded by the coding sequence ATGCCGATACTGGAAGACAAGGTCGCGATCATCACCGGGGCGAGCTCCGGGCTGGGAGCCGCGACAGCGCGGCTCTTCGCCGCGGAAGGTTGCGCGGTCGTTCTCGGCGCGCGGCGCCGGGGCGAGTTGGAAGCGGTTGCCGGGGAGATCGAGCGGGCAGGCGGCCGGGCGGCGGTTCTGGCTGGCGACGTGCAGGAGGAGGACTATGCCAGGGCGCTGGTCGATCTGGCGAAGGACCGCTTCGGCGGGCTCGACATCGCCTTCAACAATGCGGGCATGATCGGCCCCATGGCACCGGCGCCGTCCCTGTCGCTCGGTGACTGGAACACGGTGCTCGCCACCAACCTGACCAGCGGGTTCCTGGGGGCGAAGTACCAGATCCCGGCCATGGAGGAGCGCGGCGGCGGCTCGCTGATCTTCACGTCCACGTTTGTCGGCCATACGGCCGGCCTGCCGGGCATGGCGGCCTATGCCGCCAGCAAGGCCGGGCTCGTCGGCCTGACCAAGGTGCTGGCAGCCGAGGTCGGCGCCAAGGGGATCCGGGTCAATGCCATCCTGCCCGGCGGCATCGACACGCCGATGGGGCGCGAGGCCGCTTCGACGCCGGAGGCGCTCGCCTTCGTGGAGAGCCTGCATGCGCTCAAGCGCATCTCCTCGCCTGAGGAGGTCGCCGGGACCGCGCTCTACCTCGCCTCGCCGGCCTCCAGCTTCACCACCGGCACGGCGATGCTGGTCGACGGCGGCGTCTCGATCAACCGCACCTGA
- the purS gene encoding phosphoribosylformylglycinamidine synthase subunit PurS yields MKARVTVTLKSGVLDPQGKAIEGGLAALGFAGVDSVRQGKVFDLEISGRDAQTARADLTAMCEKLLANTVIENYDIEIL; encoded by the coding sequence ATGAAAGCACGCGTGACCGTTACCCTGAAATCCGGCGTCCTCGACCCGCAGGGCAAGGCGATCGAGGGTGGCCTTGCCGCGCTCGGCTTCGCCGGCGTCGACAGCGTGCGCCAGGGCAAGGTCTTCGATCTGGAGATCAGCGGCCGCGACGCGCAAACCGCGCGCGCCGACCTCACCGCCATGTGCGAGAAGCTGCTCGCCAACACGGTGATCGAGAACTACGACATCGAGATCCTCTGA
- a CDS encoding phosphoribosylformylglycinamidine synthase-associated small membrane protein, with translation MDEDSARALRLLLIKAAVFIALPAALALAAALFLV, from the coding sequence ATGGACGAAGACAGCGCCAGGGCCCTGCGTCTCCTGCTGATCAAGGCAGCGGTCTTCATCGCCCTGCCGGCCGCGCTGGCGCTCGCCGCCGCGCTGTTCCTGGTGTGA
- the purQ gene encoding phosphoribosylformylglycinamidine synthase subunit PurQ has translation MKSAVVTFPGSNRERDMMHALELVSGRKPEAVWHADTSLPDVDLVVLPGGFSYGDYLRSGAIAARAPVMDAIRAFAARGGLVLGVCNGFQMLTEAGLLPGALMRNAGLTFVCREVLLETASTANRFTAGMRKGETWRCPVAHHDGNYFADAETIARLEGEDRVAFRYANGTNPNGSVNDIAGIANEAGNVLGMMPHPENYVDAQQASTDGRAFFESICGAFAAA, from the coding sequence ATGAAGTCCGCCGTCGTCACCTTCCCCGGCTCGAATCGCGAGCGCGACATGATGCATGCGCTGGAGCTGGTCTCCGGCCGCAAGCCCGAAGCCGTGTGGCATGCCGATACCAGCCTGCCGGATGTCGATCTGGTCGTGCTGCCGGGCGGCTTTTCCTACGGCGACTACCTGCGCTCCGGCGCCATCGCGGCCCGCGCGCCGGTGATGGATGCGATCCGCGCCTTCGCCGCGCGCGGCGGCCTGGTGCTCGGCGTGTGCAACGGCTTCCAGATGCTGACCGAGGCGGGCCTGCTGCCCGGCGCCCTGATGCGCAACGCGGGCCTCACCTTCGTCTGCCGCGAAGTGCTGCTGGAAACCGCCTCCACGGCCAACCGCTTCACCGCCGGCATGCGCAAGGGCGAGACCTGGCGCTGCCCCGTCGCCCATCACGACGGCAACTATTTCGCGGATGCCGAGACCATCGCCCGGCTCGAGGGCGAGGATCGCGTCGCCTTCCGTTATGCCAACGGCACCAACCCGAACGGCTCGGTCAACGATATCGCCGGCATCGCCAACGAAGCGGGCAACGTGCTCGGCATGATGCCGCACCCGGAAAACTACGTCGACGCGCAGCAGGCGAGCACCGACGGGCGCGCCTTCTTCGAGAGCATTTGCGGAGCCTTCGCCGCCGCCTGA
- a CDS encoding DUF2164 domain-containing protein: MSRSASGSPFKAEEKAELARRLRDYLRDELGAEAGMLETEAFLDFIAAEIGNAFYNRGLFDAQAAIAARLEEATDAVYVLEKPTRA; encoded by the coding sequence ATGAGCCGTTCCGCCTCCGGGTCTCCCTTCAAGGCTGAGGAAAAGGCGGAACTCGCCCGACGGCTGCGCGATTACCTGCGCGACGAGCTGGGCGCCGAGGCCGGCATGCTGGAGACCGAGGCCTTCCTCGACTTCATCGCCGCCGAGATCGGCAACGCCTTCTACAATCGCGGCCTCTTCGATGCCCAGGCGGCGATTGCCGCCCGCCTGGAAGAGGCGACGGACGCGGTCTACGTGCTGGAAAAGCCCACCCGCGCGTGA
- a CDS encoding helix-turn-helix transcriptional regulator: MNDASMPQGRVDRLSALIDRFRISACVLGTALPQGEPAHLLLTGDGNLSENEPLALRRLVFRVDGTREACRLQGPVAVAARVDLGGPGSPLATALPEEVCIDLAEAPALAAVAAVLHEEVTSPRCGGKAIVDRLCEIVVIRFLRHAIETGQARDGLIAGLGHPQIMLALVAMHEAPERRWRLEDLASVCGMSRTAFATGFRRIVGQTPGAYLQAWRLCLARQEIERGGVLKSVAGRVGFSSASAFSRAYSRQFGQPPSGHARVGFSST; encoded by the coding sequence ATGAACGATGCCAGCATGCCGCAAGGGCGGGTCGACCGGCTGTCGGCCCTGATCGACCGGTTCCGCATTTCCGCCTGCGTGCTGGGCACGGCCCTGCCGCAGGGCGAGCCGGCGCATCTTCTGCTGACGGGCGATGGGAACCTTAGCGAGAACGAGCCGCTCGCCCTGCGGCGGCTGGTGTTCCGCGTCGACGGCACGCGCGAGGCCTGCCGGCTGCAAGGGCCGGTGGCGGTGGCGGCAAGGGTCGATCTCGGCGGGCCGGGCTCGCCGCTCGCCACCGCGCTGCCGGAAGAGGTCTGCATCGACCTTGCCGAGGCGCCGGCGCTGGCGGCGGTTGCCGCCGTGCTGCACGAGGAGGTGACCAGTCCGCGCTGCGGCGGCAAGGCCATCGTCGACCGTCTGTGCGAGATCGTGGTGATCCGCTTCCTGCGCCATGCCATCGAGACCGGGCAGGCGCGCGACGGGCTGATCGCCGGGCTCGGCCATCCGCAGATCATGCTGGCGCTGGTCGCCATGCACGAGGCGCCGGAGCGGCGCTGGCGGCTGGAGGACCTGGCGTCGGTCTGCGGCATGTCGCGCACGGCCTTCGCCACCGGCTTCCGCCGGATCGTCGGGCAGACGCCGGGCGCCTATCTGCAGGCCTGGCGGCTATGCCTGGCGCGGCAGGAGATCGAGCGGGGAGGGGTGTTGAAGAGCGTTGCCGGCCGGGTCGGGTTTTCCAGCGCCTCGGCCTTCAGCCGGGCCTATTCGCGCCAGTTCGGCCAGCCGCCGAGCGGTCACGCGCGGGTGGGCTTTTCCAGCACGTAG
- a CDS encoding peroxiredoxin-like family protein: protein MSLFPRQAVPALALETLAHGRFDLAAEKPDFATLVVFYRGLHCPICATYLKELERLTPAFAERDVTTLALSSDDRERAEAMAEKIGAQALRIGYGLPLQVARDWGLYVSAGRGTTSIGIEEPELFSEPGVFLVRTDGTLYFASVQTMPFVRPHFQEMVGALDFVRKNDYPARGEYTAAV, encoded by the coding sequence ATGTCCCTCTTTCCCCGCCAGGCAGTTCCCGCGCTCGCGCTGGAGACGCTCGCCCACGGCCGCTTCGATCTTGCCGCCGAGAAGCCGGACTTTGCGACGCTCGTCGTCTTCTATCGCGGCCTGCACTGCCCGATCTGCGCCACCTATCTGAAGGAGCTGGAGCGCCTGACCCCGGCCTTTGCCGAGCGCGACGTGACGACGCTGGCCCTGTCCTCCGACGATAGGGAGCGGGCAGAGGCGATGGCGGAGAAGATCGGGGCGCAGGCCCTGCGCATCGGCTACGGCCTGCCGCTGCAGGTAGCGCGCGACTGGGGGCTGTATGTCTCGGCCGGGCGCGGCACGACCTCCATCGGCATCGAGGAGCCGGAGCTGTTCTCCGAGCCGGGCGTGTTCCTGGTGCGCACCGACGGCACGCTCTACTTCGCCTCGGTGCAGACGATGCCCTTCGTGCGCCCGCATTTCCAGGAGATGGTCGGCGCGCTCGATTTCGTGCGCAAGAACGACTATCCGGCGCGCGGCGAGTACACCGCCGCGGTCTGA
- the yegS gene encoding lipid kinase YegS: MRRLLLILNGKSSQREDVREAVERLRAEGHELHVRVTYDGDDATQFAQEAVRRDPGERPQVIIAGGGDGTVNQVVAAALEADPATDCAFGVLPLGTANDFATGLGLPVQDLVAALKLCATGTPRPIDVGRINGRVFVNVASGGSVTRITRETDPRAKRLLGGAAYLIAGASRIGELSPMHAVFKADGFSWEGDFIAMAIGNGRLAGGGVPLCADARIDDGRLDLTLFPQPEAEHLVTLLSGLLREADSQFDGYARKASFTRLTIEAEEDLAINLDGEPMSASRLDVAVEPGALRFITGE, encoded by the coding sequence ATGCGTCGTCTCCTGCTGATCCTGAACGGCAAGTCCTCCCAGCGTGAGGATGTGCGCGAGGCCGTCGAGCGGCTGCGGGCCGAAGGCCACGAGCTGCATGTCAGGGTGACCTATGACGGGGACGACGCGACGCAGTTCGCGCAGGAGGCCGTGCGGCGCGATCCGGGCGAGCGGCCGCAGGTGATCATCGCAGGTGGGGGCGACGGCACGGTGAACCAGGTGGTCGCGGCGGCGCTGGAGGCGGATCCCGCGACCGACTGCGCCTTCGGCGTGTTGCCGCTGGGCACGGCCAACGACTTCGCCACCGGGCTCGGCCTGCCAGTCCAAGACCTCGTCGCCGCGCTGAAGCTCTGCGCCACCGGAACGCCGCGCCCCATCGACGTCGGGCGCATCAACGGGCGGGTCTTCGTCAATGTGGCGAGCGGCGGCTCGGTCACCCGCATCACCCGCGAGACCGATCCGCGTGCCAAGCGCCTGCTGGGCGGTGCCGCCTATCTCATCGCCGGCGCCAGTCGGATCGGCGAGCTGTCGCCGATGCACGCGGTCTTCAAGGCGGACGGGTTTTCCTGGGAGGGCGATTTTATTGCGATGGCCATCGGCAACGGCCGGCTGGCCGGCGGCGGCGTGCCGCTTTGCGCCGATGCACGCATCGACGACGGCCGCCTCGACCTGACGCTGTTTCCCCAACCGGAGGCGGAGCATCTGGTGACGCTCCTGTCCGGCCTGCTGCGCGAGGCCGACAGCCAGTTCGACGGCTATGCCCGCAAGGCGAGCTTCACAAGGCTGACCATCGAGGCCGAGGAGGATCTGGCGATCAACCTCGACGGCGAGCCGATGTCGGCAAGCCGGCTCGACGTTGCGGTCGAGCCGGGCGCCCTGCGCTTCATCACCGGCGAGTAA
- the purL gene encoding phosphoribosylformylglycinamidine synthase subunit PurL encodes MIPNDIAITPELVEAHGLKPDEYERILALIGREPTFTELGIFSAMWNEHCSYKSSKKWLKTLPTTGPRVIQGPGENAGVVDIGDGEVVVFKMESHNHPSYIEPYQGAATGVGGILRDVFTMGARPVAAMNALRFGAPEHPRTKHLVSGVVAGVGGYGNSFGVPTVGGEVEFHARYNGNCLVNAFAAGIARADGIFLSKAEGVGLPVVYLGAKTGRDGVGGATMASAEFDETIEEKRPTVQVGDPFTEKCLLEACLELMTTGAVVAIQDMGAAGLTCSAVEMGAKGNLGITLDLDAVPVREERMTAYEMMLSESQERMLMVLKPEKEDEAKAIFRKWGLDFAIVGVTTDTLRFIVNHQGETVADLPIKELGDEAPEYDRPWIESPKRETLAAGTIAEPDDYAAALLTLIGNANGASRRWVYEQYDTLVQGNTLASPGGDAGIIRVGTEGKALAFTVDVTPRYVEADPFEGGKQAIAECWRNLTAVGAEPLAATDNLNFGNPERPEIMGQLVGAIKGIGEACRELDFPIVSGNVSLYNETSGEGILPTPAIGGVGLLPDLARRAAAAFASEGDVIAVIGGHGTHLGQSAYLRDILGREEGAPPPVDLAAERRRGDFVRELIRSGRVTAVHDISSGGLAVALAEMAMAGAKGARVKVPAPAHAALFGEDQGRYVLTFSADEAASVLEDALDEGLEIVEIGRVEGSDLTVEDILTISVAKLRETHETWFPQYMTGA; translated from the coding sequence ATGATCCCCAACGACATCGCCATCACTCCGGAACTCGTCGAGGCGCACGGCCTCAAGCCGGACGAGTACGAGCGCATTCTGGCCTTGATCGGGCGGGAGCCCACCTTCACCGAGCTCGGCATCTTCTCGGCCATGTGGAACGAGCACTGTTCCTACAAGTCGTCGAAAAAGTGGCTGAAGACCCTGCCGACCACCGGGCCCCGCGTCATCCAGGGCCCCGGCGAGAATGCCGGCGTGGTCGATATCGGCGACGGCGAGGTCGTGGTCTTCAAGATGGAGAGCCATAACCACCCCTCCTATATCGAGCCCTACCAGGGCGCGGCGACCGGCGTCGGCGGCATCCTGCGCGACGTCTTCACCATGGGCGCACGGCCCGTGGCGGCGATGAACGCGCTGCGCTTCGGCGCGCCCGAGCATCCGCGCACGAAGCACCTGGTCTCCGGCGTCGTTGCCGGCGTCGGCGGCTACGGCAACTCCTTCGGCGTGCCGACCGTCGGCGGCGAGGTCGAGTTCCACGCCCGCTACAACGGCAACTGCCTGGTCAACGCCTTCGCCGCCGGCATCGCCCGCGCCGACGGCATCTTCCTGTCCAAGGCCGAGGGCGTCGGCCTGCCGGTCGTCTATCTCGGCGCCAAGACGGGCCGCGACGGCGTCGGCGGCGCCACCATGGCCTCGGCGGAGTTCGACGAGACCATCGAGGAGAAGCGCCCGACCGTGCAGGTCGGCGATCCCTTCACCGAGAAGTGCCTGCTGGAAGCCTGCCTGGAGCTGATGACGACCGGCGCGGTCGTCGCGATCCAGGACATGGGCGCGGCCGGCCTGACCTGCTCGGCCGTGGAAATGGGCGCCAAGGGCAATCTCGGCATCACGCTCGATCTCGACGCGGTGCCGGTGCGCGAGGAGCGCATGACCGCCTACGAGATGATGCTGTCGGAGAGCCAGGAGCGCATGCTCATGGTGCTGAAGCCCGAGAAGGAAGACGAGGCCAAGGCCATCTTCCGCAAGTGGGGGCTGGATTTCGCCATCGTCGGCGTGACCACCGACACGCTGCGCTTCATCGTCAACCACCAGGGCGAGACCGTCGCCGACCTGCCGATCAAGGAGCTGGGCGACGAGGCGCCGGAATATGACCGCCCGTGGATCGAAAGCCCCAAGCGCGAGACGCTGGCCGCCGGCACCATCGCCGAGCCGGACGACTATGCCGCCGCCCTCTTGACGCTCATCGGCAATGCCAACGGCGCCTCGCGCCGCTGGGTCTACGAGCAGTACGACACGCTGGTGCAGGGCAACACACTCGCCTCTCCGGGGGGCGATGCCGGCATCATCCGCGTCGGCACCGAGGGCAAGGCGCTGGCCTTCACCGTCGACGTGACGCCGCGCTACGTGGAGGCGGATCCCTTCGAGGGCGGCAAGCAGGCCATCGCAGAATGCTGGCGCAACCTGACGGCCGTCGGCGCCGAGCCGCTGGCCGCGACCGACAACCTGAACTTCGGCAATCCAGAGCGGCCCGAGATCATGGGGCAGCTGGTCGGGGCCATCAAGGGCATCGGCGAAGCCTGCCGCGAGCTCGACTTCCCCATCGTCTCGGGCAACGTCTCGCTCTACAACGAGACCAGCGGCGAGGGCATCCTGCCGACCCCGGCCATCGGCGGCGTCGGCCTGCTGCCCGACCTTGCCCGCCGCGCCGCCGCGGCCTTCGCGAGCGAGGGCGACGTGATCGCGGTGATCGGCGGCCACGGCACGCATCTGGGCCAGAGCGCCTATCTGCGCGATATCCTGGGCCGCGAGGAAGGCGCACCGCCCCCGGTGGATCTGGCCGCAGAGCGCCGCCGCGGCGACTTCGTGCGCGAGCTGATCCGCTCGGGCCGCGTCACCGCCGTCCACGACATCTCCTCCGGCGGCCTTGCCGTGGCGCTGGCCGAGATGGCCATGGCAGGGGCTAAGGGCGCGCGGGTCAAGGTGCCCGCCCCGGCCCATGCCGCGCTCTTCGGCGAGGACCAGGGCCGCTACGTGCTGACGTTCAGCGCCGACGAGGCCGCCTCCGTGCTGGAGGACGCGCTGGATGAAGGTCTCGAGATCGTCGAGATCGGCCGGGTCGAAGGCAGCGATTTGACGGTTGAGGACATCCTCACCATATCCGTTGCAAAGCTGCGCGAGACCCACGAGACTTGGTTCCCGCAGTACATGACGGGCGCCTGA
- a CDS encoding BolA family protein, with translation MAMQAREIEALIKEALPDAQVEIRDLAGDGDHYAAVVISSAFQGKTRVQQHQMVYQALKGNMGGELHALALQTSAPE, from the coding sequence ATGGCAATGCAGGCGCGCGAGATCGAGGCTCTCATCAAGGAAGCCTTGCCCGATGCGCAGGTTGAAATCCGCGATCTCGCCGGCGACGGCGACCATTACGCCGCGGTGGTGATCTCCTCGGCATTCCAGGGCAAGACCCGGGTGCAGCAGCACCAGATGGTCTACCAGGCGCTCAAGGGCAACATGGGCGGGGAGCTGCACGCGCTCGCCCTGCAGACCAGCGCTCCCGAGTGA
- the grxD gene encoding Grx4 family monothiol glutaredoxin → MSIQQWIKNEVDTNDVVLFMKGTPTFPQCGFSGQVVQILDYVGVPYKGINVLEDDELRQGIKEFSQWPTIPQLYVKGEFVGGCDIVREMFQNQELQSHFAEKGISTRQSA, encoded by the coding sequence ATGAGCATTCAGCAGTGGATCAAGAACGAAGTCGACACCAACGATGTCGTGCTGTTCATGAAGGGAACCCCGACCTTCCCGCAGTGCGGGTTCTCCGGTCAGGTGGTGCAGATCCTCGACTACGTCGGCGTGCCCTACAAGGGCATCAACGTGCTGGAAGACGACGAGCTGCGCCAGGGGATCAAGGAGTTCTCCCAGTGGCCGACCATCCCGCAGCTCTACGTAAAGGGCGAGTTCGTCGGCGGCTGCGACATCGTGCGCGAGATGTTCCAGAACCAGGAACTGCAGTCGCATTTCGCTGAAAAGGGCATCTCGACCCGCCAGTCGGCCTGA
- a CDS encoding antitermination protein, which yields MRIAKLAVAGIALSLGLGLATVAQESDAGLRRISCVNLTVFAPSASGLSDADTCRAHGGLAAKGAAEASAALVILVRNQPAGFDRGLTMASNGS from the coding sequence ATGCGGATCGCAAAGCTTGCCGTTGCCGGTATTGCCCTCAGCCTGGGCCTCGGTCTTGCGACCGTAGCGCAGGAATCGGATGCAGGGCTCCGCCGCATCTCCTGCGTCAACCTCACCGTCTTCGCCCCGTCCGCCAGCGGTCTCAGCGACGCCGACACCTGCCGCGCCCATGGCGGGCTTGCGGCAAAGGGCGCGGCGGAAGCCTCCGCCGCCCTCGTCATCCTGGTGCGCAACCAGCCCGCCGGCTTCGACCGCGGGCTGACCATGGCCAGCAACGGATCGTAG
- a CDS encoding Hsp70 family protein, giving the protein MTSLRPCGIDFGTSNSTASLLQGDGTARLLPLEGESVVLPSTIFFSFEDSHVRFGRDAVATYVEGIEGRLMRALKSVLGSSTMSEKTTIRAQRWTFGEIIGLYLSQVKHRAEQAAGHAFEEVVLGRPVRFVDENDEADRRAEAELEAIARKAGFSSVAFQFEPIAAALDYERAVSREELAVIVDLGGGTSDFAVVRVSPERRAKTDRREDILASTGIHIGGTDFDRLLSLSRVMPELGYRTPSRDPRRDLPNWAYFELATWHRINFLYAPQIDTRLKDLRQDAARPELVDRLMSVVSERQGHALAGAVEAAKIALSHEELYRLAFPLRGGALDVDVSRSDLIEAIGQAVAGVEGALSACLADAGVAAGEISSVFLTGGSASVPFVRQRLTGLLPGARVVQGDVFGSVGAGLALDAARKYGSG; this is encoded by the coding sequence ATGACCAGCCTTCGCCCCTGCGGCATCGACTTCGGCACTTCCAACTCCACCGCCTCGCTGCTCCAGGGGGACGGCACGGCGCGGCTGCTGCCGCTGGAGGGGGAGAGCGTCGTCCTGCCGAGCACGATCTTCTTTTCCTTCGAGGATTCGCATGTGCGCTTCGGCCGCGATGCGGTCGCCACCTATGTGGAAGGCATCGAGGGGCGCTTGATGCGGGCGCTGAAGAGCGTCCTCGGCTCCAGCACCATGTCCGAGAAGACGACGATCCGGGCGCAGCGCTGGACCTTCGGCGAGATCATCGGCCTCTACCTGTCGCAGGTGAAGCACCGGGCCGAGCAGGCCGCCGGTCACGCCTTCGAGGAGGTGGTGCTGGGCCGCCCCGTGCGTTTCGTCGACGAGAACGACGAGGCCGACCGGCGGGCCGAGGCGGAGCTGGAAGCGATTGCCCGCAAGGCCGGCTTTTCCTCCGTCGCCTTCCAGTTCGAGCCGATTGCCGCCGCGCTCGACTACGAACGCGCGGTGAGCCGCGAGGAACTGGCGGTGATCGTCGACCTTGGCGGCGGCACCTCGGATTTCGCGGTGGTGCGCGTGTCGCCGGAGCGGCGGGCGAAGACGGACCGGCGCGAGGACATTCTCGCCAGCACCGGCATCCATATCGGCGGCACGGATTTCGACCGGCTGCTCAGCCTTTCCCGGGTGATGCCGGAGCTCGGCTACCGTACGCCCTCGCGCGATCCGCGCCGCGACCTGCCGAACTGGGCCTATTTCGAGCTCGCCACGTGGCACCGGATCAACTTCCTCTACGCCCCGCAGATCGACACGCGGCTGAAGGACCTGCGGCAGGATGCGGCCCGGCCGGAGCTGGTCGACCGGCTGATGTCGGTGGTGTCGGAGCGGCAGGGCCATGCGCTGGCCGGCGCCGTCGAGGCGGCGAAGATCGCCTTGTCGCACGAGGAGCTCTACCGCCTTGCGTTTCCGCTGCGCGGCGGCGCGCTCGATGTCGACGTGTCGCGCTCCGACCTGATCGAGGCCATCGGCCAGGCGGTCGCGGGCGTGGAAGGGGCGCTGTCGGCCTGTCTGGCGGATGCGGGCGTTGCGGCGGGGGAGATCTCGTCGGTGTTCCTGACCGGCGGCTCGGCCTCCGTGCCCTTCGTGCGGCAGCGGCTGACCGGCCTGCTGCCGGGCGCAAGGGTGGTGCAGGGCGACGTCTTCGGCAGCGTCGGGGCGGGACTTGCCCTCGACGCTGCGCGGAAATACGGATCGGGCTGA